Part of the Lycium ferocissimum isolate CSIRO_LF1 chromosome 6, AGI_CSIRO_Lferr_CH_V1, whole genome shotgun sequence genome, aagggcaagttctacaaagtggtggttagactgACTCTGTTATACGGGGCAGAGTGTTGgtcagtcaagaactctcatgtgcagaagatgaaagttgtgAAAATGAGAATGCTGCAGTAGATGTCTGGGCACACTAAgagagataggattaggaatgaggacatccgggacaaggtgggaatggcatcggtggaggacaagatgcgggaagcgagactgagatggtttgggcatatGAAGAGGAGAGACATAGATGCCCCAGTGCAGAGATGTGAGAGGTTAGCTGTGGACGgttttaggagaggtagaggtagaggtaggccaaagAAATATTGAGGAGAGTTAATTAGACAGGATGTGGCGCAGTTTTGATTACCggggacatgaccttagataggaggttgtggaggactcagattaggatagaaggctaatAGGTAGTCTCGATTTTCTTTCGCACTAGGAGTCGTAATTTTGCTCTATTGTTTATTGCCCTTTGATTccttcttttatgtgttgggtCTTGTCTTTCAATGttgttttatcatgacttcttTGCTCTTATTATTTCTCATTTCGCATTGCTTTGATTTTCTTGTCTGTATCTGactcttttcctttgttttcccTTGAGTTGAGGGTCTTTCGGAAgcagcctccctaccttccaaggtgggggtaaggtctacgtacacttaaccctctccagacccccacactgtgggattcaactgggtatgttgttgttgttgttattgttgtctcgtcttctttctttttagatGGCAAAACTCATACTAGGATAACCTTGGGCATTACCGAGAACGTCATAAACTTCACCTTTGGCAACAACGTTAATTTTAATTGAACTGCGTCCTTTTGGAATTCCTCAAATTAGTCTGCGATGCCATAACGGGTGATCCTTTATTATTTTGAGGGATCATTGGAATCCTGGTGAGATTACTAAGTGTAATTAGGAGGGGTGAGAAATCCATTCTTAACCGATATTTGGAGAACTGAAGCATTCACTAATTATAACGCCtcatttttcaattaaaataaTCACGTAACACATATCTTTGGTGTCTTGTCTTACTCTCAATTGCCTTAAAGTGCTAATTTCCCTCCTAGTACAAAAGTACCTGCGGGGAGCGTATCTTTCTTATACTATACTTATCGTAGCCATTATAGCGGGTAGGCATTTAATTATCTGCCTCCTTCCTAAACGTTTCCTTTCATTTGTTTTAATCACGAATACTTCATAATGTCACTGCTCACTCTCCACTCATCCTTTAACTTGCTATCCTTATCATCTTGCTCTTAGTTATCGCATCATCCTCTTTATCGACTCATTATCCTATTCTTTCCTTACTCATCATTCCCCCCGTGTTAATTACAACGACCTCCTCTTCATATAATCATTCCCTTAGCTTATCCTCAATCCCATATAAcatttttccttattcattACCTTATGTCGTTATTATGAGCCCATAGGATTTGGTCtatcaaaaatataaactttagTCGACCACAATGAATCTATCTCTGATCTGCTAACCTGTACTCATACTATACGTATATATGCATACCAATTCCGCCTTGTATCTTAACAAAATATGGAGGTCAATATATAACATCTCAAAAGCTCAACCACTGCCTCACTTTGACGGTGTacatcgacggaccgtcgttATTCAACGGTATCGTCCTGTTGCACTGCCATTGTGCATCCTTGGTCAGAGGCCAAGTTAGATCGACGGTGGTGATTCGATGGGACGTCGTTCTGCTCGACGGTCCATCTTTCTACCCATCGAGTTGCACACCCCTGCAACCTCAGATCATTCCGATTCGTTTAATCTCTAACCCTTTCGTAACTTAATAATCATGAGCTCATACCTTGGtacacatgaaataacatactCAACACCTTGAAAGCTCGGAGATAAATCTTAGTACTCGAGACCAATGCgactcatatatatatggatcagaAAACTGCCTTTGAAACAACTTGCCttccttgacctttcttaaatATTTGGGTCTTCCTTTAATTTCTACTCGTAGGGAACATGTCAATTATTTCTAGTACTTCTATATCTGCTTCCTCACTAACATATAGTGCTATCTTACTGTTTATCCCTTCTCACATAGGGTCATTGCTAACTTTTCTTCGAATCACTCATTACTAAACTTCTTTGGTCTATCACAACATCTTACCTTTGCAAAGACACACATATACTCAAATAACTTAAATTTTGGAGAAAGTTTGGCagagtttcatttttaattCTTACTATCCTAAACCTGCACACAGCCTATAAAATACATCTAATGTCTCACAGGGCTACccataaaaatacatatgatACATAACTCAGCAACACAGGGCTATTGGTATGAAAAGGATATAAGACTAACGCTCGCTTCATATGCCATATCTGGGCATCCTTTTTACAAAACATCAAATTTACTTTCTAAACCCTTCGTTAATCAATCCTCTTAAGCAAAAATTGCATATGCTTATAAAACGTTCTTTCTGCATACGTTCCTTTACTCCTTTTCTTAGTTAATCAATCAATTATGCATTTCGTTATCACTATTAACACAATGTTATAGGGAACCCTTACCTTGATCCTATTCTGGAGCTTTGATCTAGCATAAATCGATCTAACGGTAAATAAGGAGGTTCTCCCTTCTGTTTCCCATCCATAGGTTGCTCAACAACGCTTAAATTCTTCATAAACGTACCATTTATACTAATCTTGTTAGCTTGACCATCGTTATTATTAGATCCCTATTTTGCGAATACCATTAAACTTTGGCTACTTAGTTCTCCCGTCTGTAACCTCTCCAGCCTCACAAAAGGACCTGCTTCATTAAATAACCTATCATAATATGAGACCTGAAGATTGGCTCCCATTATATGTTGGTTCCTCACCCTCGTTCCGCCGATTCTTCCCCGACCTCTCGACGACCGCCTCCATAGAAGATATATCCTTAGATGGGTCGGTCTTATAAGAAGAACTTATCTCTGGAGCCCCCGAACCACTCATCTCTTTTCCTGTAGAAATCATCTCTCGTACCGAAAAACAATCAGAGTTAGAGTTAGGAAATTCATATCCTACGACTTGGCTCTACAAAGACGATCTAGactgagaaagaaagaaaactatcctaaatgccctgcagcctcctgtttataaatgtggcacacttcacacccataaacaagactctactggacacggctcgtagacgaaccctaggacgaactactctgataccacttctgtcacgacccaaccaaaggcccatgacgggcactcgaagctaacctaccgagcaccacaatACGTACATGCATCTCATAtccatacctgagtgggccataataCTAACTATTACATGACATAACTGtaagggacacaagcccaaaatatatatacatatatacatcagCAAGCTGGTCTCAAGTActcgagccaacaaggctactaAATAATGATACAACATAAGAGGGACCTAGAAGGTCACCAGACATCTAAccgtacatatctgtctacgagcctctaccggaatcataacataataaggacggatagaccccgccatacccatttGTACATAAAACCATACCGTGGACTGTGACTTAACAAATGGAGTCTTTGTACCAACGCCGAGATGGCAACCTATGGATCTGAACTGTCTCCTTatctacctgtaggcatgaacacaacgtccaaaagaaaaaagatgtcagtacgaataatgtacctagtatgtaaggcatgaaaataacatatacacaagaatcatgaaaggaatctatGACATGAGAGTCAATCTGTATATCTGTCTGCATCAGTATGACTGTATagctaaaaatatatgtataactctgtacatctgaatgcctcttaaggcggacgTCATGCATGctcaaattttaaaaacatcttatacatacatatatatagtataatttccggccatataggcgcggtgttagcATCATCTCATCATGTATactgcccagccatataggcatggtgttatCATTATCACATCATCATCCTGTGttcgggacgatatcataacctgcccactgcagtggtgtgcacatctacgcgCCTGCCCGACCGACCATAGCAACGGCACGGTGtgataaaatacatatatatatatatatatatatatatatatatatatatatatatatatatatatatatatatatatatatataaagcatgcacaagatcccaaataaaagctacaactctatcggagtgacataaggtcggtaacctccgatgtatcattatggaatcatcatcatcactatatctcaccttgaaggaacaactattagaaggtgagatcaacaacaatgaataaaatcaataatcatgaaacaagctcaataatctcataatgacatcaaaaccataagatttggaatctctagaaatggatcattctcatcatagaaaacatttatctttcatatcataaaaaccttgagTATCATGAGTTGCTAGCATTTTCAGGAGTAAGGGTATTGTGGATATCATGTATAACAGAttcatgcctttggaaagaaagggacagccttaacgtACCTCGTTATCTCCTTATTACTCAACGCCTATCTTTTTGAGTTCACTAATCCACATTCAAGACCGTTTACCACATAATTAGGTTAAAGGCAAACTCATAATCCAAGTTTAAACTAGTTCTTAAGTTAAcggaattcgggcagcatttctcctataattTCCACTCAAAACCAACTCCAAATCAAGCCCAAACATCAATACAAATAACAATAGCAACAGAATCAAGAACTACAAGTCAAAGCATAAGTAAATCCATCCCAAAACCTCCTTCAAATCAGACCCCAAGTCAACAACACCGACATGCAAATATGTaatatttatatcacaatttCCTTAACCTAAAACTATTAAAATCCTTCAAGAACCATTTGATATCAAAGCTTATAtggaaaacataccttatatagTCCAAGACCTCAACCACAACACTTTTATTTAAGGCCACAAGACCACCAACATGATAGAAATAGAAGCTACCATGATGTGCTAACTAGTCTCGAGTTTTACGGCCTTACTTGGATGATGGAGGGAATTCggaacgcagtattttactgcgttatagaattttttttttggtacttgtataacgcagtattttactgcgttatagaaataatttttttctataacgcagtaaaatattgCGCTATAGCACTTAACGACTCTGTCTCCGTTAgtgctatagcgcagtaaaatactgcgctatgggtactttgataatttttttattagggtattttggttcaaaataatttttttgggggcattttgtcCGCACTATTCGTAGAAGCACCACACCACAATTTGCAAAGGGGTGACGTTGGATGAGTAGGTAGTAACGATTGGGAGGACCCCATCTTCACCCAACACCATTGTTCTCTCTCTCACCTACCCAATATCGCGTAGCAGCCAttgcccacatatatatatacaacaccTTCAATTTCTTACATACATAACAACCCATTTCCACCCACCAAATTTTGCAAAGGAGAGAGGTCAAAATGGCGTCATTTGTACCTACCAAACAATTTCTGGGAGCTCCATCCTGATATCGGATCCTCTCGTATTGATCCGCGTTCGCTTACCTTCTAACCTCTCTTCTTCCAACATTCATATCATATCTCGCCCTTCACACCCCAAACGCCTAGGTATTTTGCAAATGTATCcattttttctccttgtttaTGTGAATTCAGGAATTCGCTAATTCATCTTGATAATTGAAGTATGTTTTTTAGTTATAGGTTTATTATTCTTTAATTGGGCTTATACATATGTTTAATTTTGATTCATTTACTCCATccgttttaattttttttgtctaGTGTTGACTTAgcacgaaatttaagaacagatagaagacttttgaatcttgtcttTGTTAACTAAAGATACgtaaaatttaccaaaatgcaCTTTAATAATGTGGTTTTAAATATGTCATgcggaaagttggaattaaagaaTTGCAGAAGAGGGAAAGATGCATCCGCTTTGAAACGGACTAAAAAGTAAAGTAaagcaaacaaattgaaacggagggattATCTCTTTGTTTCTATTTATCATCGAAAGCAGTAAGCTTGATTTATGTATACAAGATTAGTTACGTTGTAGTTCTGCTTCGGTTTAGTTATAATTGTATTTCTGCATTGGTTTCTGTATTATTATCTTTGATGTGGTGTAGTTTAACTGCAAATAAGAACCTTTTCCTCGTTTCAAAGATGGTGTTGAAAATTATTTTACGATTTAGAGCCTGCTTGGATTGACTGTTTGTCCGTTTAGATCTCaaaaaaatacgcaagttcaaaagaaaaaacgcgtaaaacggacgtccgagcgcaaagttatgaccatctaaagtttgacgactttacaactagtttttgtccctatattttttagaattatatttatattcaaaataaagttatgtcttgattaaaaaataacatgaataaatcaaaatcttaaaaataaaacaccctaaagtttccaaacaaaacttacttcgggtaccttttcaacccctaaaatgactatccgaacgtctacatATCCTTGattattgagcctacattattgtacgcaaaaaaatatatcaggttctatataaaatattgacgtttcggagtcttgacacacgactaatcattggtcaaagtatggaaaaaacactaagttttttcaaacaaaacttacttcggacaccttttcaacccctaaaatgacgatccgaacgtctgcgtatccttgatgtattggacctacattattgtacgcagaaaaaaatatcaggttctatataaaatattgacgtttcggagtcttgacacacgactaatcattggtaaaagtatgaaaaaaagactaagttttttaaaacaaaacttacttcgggcaccttttcaacccctaaaatgacgatccgaacgtttacgtatccttgatgtattaagcctacattattgtacgcagaaaaaaaatatcaagttctatataaaatattgacgtttcggaatcttgacacacgactaattattggtcaaagtatggaaaataacactaagtgttgcaaaaaataaagttggccaattttttttgtactgtttatataacgcagtatttttctgcgttattgaattttttttttttgggtacttctataacgcagtattttactgcgttatagaagtaccaaaaaaaaaaattttttttctataacgcaaagaaaatactgcgctatgggtactttggtaacttttttttttattggggtattttggttcaaatattttttttgggagcATTTTGGTTCCGCACTCTTCGTAGAAGCACCACACCACAATTTGCAGAGGGGTGACGTTGGATGAGTCGGTAATAACGACTGGGAGGATCCCATCTTCACCCAACACCATTGTTCTCTCTCTCACCTACCCAATACGCGTAGCAGCCATTGCCCACATATATACAACACCTTCAATTTCTTACATACATAACAACCCATTTCCACCCACCAAATTTTGCAATGGAGAGAGGTCAAAATGGCATTATTTGTACCTGCCAAACAATTTCTGGGAGCTCCATCGGATATCGGATCCTCTCGTATTGGATCTGTTCAGTTACCTTCTAACCTCTCTTCTTCCAACATTCATATCATATCTCGTCCTTCACACCCCAAACGCCTAGGTATTTTGCAAATGTATCCATTTTTTACTTCAATTCAGAATTTGCTAATTCATCTTGATAATTGAAGTATGTTTTTTAGTTATAGGTTTATTATTCTTTAATTGGTCTTATACATCTGTTTAATTTTGATTCATTTACTCCATCCgtttaatttttttgtagtgttgACTTAGCATGGAATTTAAGAACACgtagaagacttttgaatcttgtcttTGTTAATTAAAGATACgtaaaatttaccaaaatgcaCTTTGATAATGTGgttttaaacatgtcatgtgaaaagttggaattaaagagttgcaaAAAAGGGAAAGATGCATCCTTttttaaacggactaaaaagtaaagtaaggcaaacaaattgaaacgcaGGGAGTATCTCTTTGTTTCTATTTATCATCGAAAACGATAGCTTGATTTATGTATACAAGATTAGTTACGTTGTAGTTCGCTTCGGTTTAGTTATAATTGTATTTCTGCATTGGTTTTCGTATTATTATCTTTAATGTGGTGTAGTTTAACTGAAATAAGGACCTTTTCCTTGTTTCAAAGATGGTGTTGAAAATTATTTTACGATTTAGACCCTGTTTGGATTGATTgtttgtccgcatagatctcgaaaaaatacgcaagttcaaaagaaaaaacgcgtaaaacggacgtccgagcgcaaagttatgaccatctaaagtttgacgactttacaactagtttttgtccctatattttttagaattatatttatattcaaaataaagttatgtcttgattaaaaaataacacgcttaaatcaaaatcttaaaaaataaaacaccctaaagttttcaaacaaaacttacttcgggtaccttttcaacccctaaaatgactatccgaacgtctacgtatccttgatgtattgaacctacattattgtacgcgaaaaaatatcgtgttatataaaatattgacgttttggagtcttgacacacgactaatcattggtcaaagtatgaaaaaaacactaagttttttcaaacaaaacttacttcggacaccttttcaacccctaaaatgacgatccgaacatCTACGTATCATTGATGTATTGGACCTACATTATTATACGTAGAAAAAATATCagattctatataaaatattgacgttttggaGTCTTGACATAcaactaatcattggtcaaagtatggaaaaacactaagttttttcaaataaaacttacttcgggcaccttttcaaaccctaaaatgacgatccgaacgtttacgtatccttgatgtattaagcctacattattgtacgtaaaaaaaataatcaagttctatataaaatattgacatttcGGAATTTTGACACACGACTACttattggtcaaagtatggaaaataacactaagtgttggaaaaaataaagttgaccaatttttttttgtactgtTTATATAACGCAATATTTTACTGTGTTATagaaatttttttgataatttataACGCAAAGATTTTACTTGCATtatagaaataattttttctataACGCAAGAAAAATATTCTTGCTATAAAGACTTAATGGTTCTTGTTAGTCTTATAGTGCaataaaatactgcgctatggGTAACTTTCTTTTATTAGagtattttgattcaaaatattttttacaatttGTTGGATGAGTAGGTAGTAACGAGTGGGAGACCCCATCTTCACCCAACACCATTGTTCTCTCTCTCACCTACCCAATATCGCGTAGCAGCCGTTGcccacatatatacaacaaaaacaCCTTCAATTTCTTACATACATAACAACCCATTTCCACCCACCAAATTTTGCAAAGGAGAGAGGTCAAAATGGCGTCATTTGTACCTACCAAACAATTTCTGGGAGCTCCATCGGATATCGGATCTGTTCAGTTACCTTCTAACCTCTCTTCTTCCAACATTCATATCGTATCTCGTCCTTCACACCCCAAACGCCTAGGTATTTTGCAAATGTATCCATTTTTTCTGAATTCAGGAATTTGCTAATTCATCTTGATAATTGAAGTATGTTTTTTAGTTATAGGTTTATTATTCTTTAATTGGGCTTATACATATGTTTAATTTTGATTCATTTACTCCATccgttttaatttttttgtctaGCACGGAATTTAAGAACACGTACAAGACTTTTGAATCTAGTCTTTGTTAATTAAAGATACgtaaaatttaccaaaatgcaCTTTAATAATGTGgttttaaacatgtcatgtggaaagttggaattaaagagttgcaaAAAAGGGAAAGATGCATCCTTttttaaacggactaaaaagtaaagtaaggcaaacaaattgaaacggagggagtatctctTTGTTTCTATTTATCATCGAAAGCAGTAAGCTTGATTTATGTATACAAGATTAGTTACGTTGTAGTTCTGCTTCGGTTTAGTTATAATTGTATTTCTGCATTGGTTTCTGTATTATTATCTTTAATGTGGTGTAGTTTAACTGGAAATAAGAACCTTTTCCTTGTTTCAAAGATGGTGTTGAAAATTATTTTAcgatttagagcctgtttggattgacttatttaaggtgcttttaagcacttttgtagtttttggtatgataaaaaagtgcttttaagcacttgtttGTTTAAGCcaaattaacaaaaataagtcaaaagccaTAAGGTAGGATTTCTAGCTTATGGCTTTTGgcttatatacataagcccgtCCAAACACTCTTACATTtgactttttatatttttagttatgaGGTTGACTATGTTGACTTGATTAATCTCATTGTCCTTGTTGATAGAGTAAatgagaataataataataatgacaataatttcatgaaaagcagaaacttgtttaaatgtatatatatttactccgtccgtcccaatttaagtgtcttagtttgactagacacggagttaagaaatacagagaaacttttgaatcttgtggtcctaaattaaagatgtgtataatgtactaaaatgtcctttaaatcttgtggttataaacttgtcatctaggatgtttgaattgtcaacttactaaataaaaaaagaggcACTCTTGTTGGGacaaaccaaaaaggaaagtaagccaCTCAAATTGGAACTGAGGGAGTATTTTTCTTACGTCATGCAGACACAAAATAAAAACTGAAGCAAAAGGATTTTGATTCTAATAAATGTCTCTGCTTGGATATGGTAGACCCTACTTTTTAGTTGTTTGGCCTTTACTTGGTGGATTCAATAGAAACGAATTCCTGAGTCGGGCTAGTGTTATAGTACCGATTTAGTACTCACACGTATGTAGCCTTTATTTGCCTATGGACTATGTGAAGTGGTAAGGTTAGGATGCCAACTTAAAAGCTTTGGGTTCATGCTCTCGCGAAATGTAGTATGTCACTTATAATTGTATGGGCACTTCTACTCTCATTTTATGGTCCTAGTCTGACTAATACTTGCGCTCTGCCTTATTTTACACCTCATTTTCTTGCATTCATTTATTAAGTTTCGTCGTGCCAGAAACAAGAAACATAAAGAGaagataaagtgaaaaattatcgGATTCAGGAGAAAAGTTCTCTCTGTTTATATTGCTTTTCAGCTGAAATTTTCTAGTCCTGGGAGCTAATGAATTGGAAATTATGTGCATTCTTGTTAAAGACTTGCACTTGAATGACCTTAAAGAGGCCTATAAGTATGTCTATTATCTGATTAAAGCACTACTTGGTTATTTGCTAATATTTGTCCATGTTCTCTAGAGAATATTATTCTTGTTAAAGGAAGTTGATAAGGTGCAGTTGGGAACACAGATAATACCGATATTCTTTGGCAATTGTTGTCCTTTGCCACGTGGAAAGACAAAAAATATCCTTTGCCTTCCTTGACTTACTTGCTTCTAAGTAGAGTTAAAGTTGGTTAGAAACTTAATTCTTTCTGCTTGTGTACCCGCAGAGATACAGGCTGCTGGTAGTACATATGGAAATTACTTCCGTGTTACAACTTTTGGAGAATCTCATGGTGGTGGAGTTGGTTGTATTATTGATGGATGTCCCCCCCGTCTCCCACTTTCTGAATCTGATATGCAGGTGGACCTTGACCGAAGGTATTTCCTTCCTTACTCCAGCTATTTTTCTATGGGTTTAACGTCACCAGTATCAGCTTGATAGCAACATCATACCAGGAGAATCTTTTGACATTTTTGCAGTCTAATCTAGAAAAAAGCTAATTGAACTAGCAGTCTTTGGGATTATTAAGGTTTCATTATTTTTGTCTCGCTTTAAATTGCTTACAAAACTTTGTCATCCAGGAGGCCAGGTCAAAGCCGGATTACCACACCAAGGAAAGAGACTGACACTTGCAAAATATCATCAGGCACTGCAGATGGTTAGTTTTCTGATCTAGTTTGTTGTaacctttttattctttttgtatTCTATCATTTGGCTCTCATGGACTAAGCCATTGGTGTTTATAATTCTTTTGAACTCAGTATCGGGCACTCATTAATTGCAGGGCTGACTACTGGATCCCCAATCAAAGTTGAAGTACCTAACACTGATCAGAGAGGAAATGTAAGTATGGTTTTTACCTTCTTGAGACTTTCTGTGTGTCAACtaacaaaaggaaaatgaaCCAGAGAATTTAGCTCTTAAAATGATTGTAGATTCCACTACTCTATTCAACTCTCATTGTCAGTTTGTTGCTTTTGTATGCATTACTTCATCGGGATGAACACAAGTATCTATGTTAAGCTTAGGTTTATCTTGCTTGGCAATTTCATATAGCTGACTATGTTCGGAGATGAGTCATAACTATTCTTGACTcgtcaaattaatttttatgcGGGCACAATGCAGAGACATCATGGTGATGAGTCAAGCGTCTGTTGCCTTCATTCAGTGGTGGAATTTGTGAATGAGAGTCAAAAGGATATGCAAATGCTATGTGAACTTACTTGTGCTTTAATCATAAAATTTTCAAGTTAAAATCTGAAGTATATGAATTTCGCACAATGTCCAGTTAAATCCAAGAataatttggagggaaaaagcAAATTTTCAGCCTGCTCTGAGTacatttagtatgttaattgtatTTGAGCTTTTGCCAATTGACGCCAAATTTTCTGTTGGATTACCAGGACTATAGTGAAATGTCGCTTGCTTACAGGCCATCTCATGCAGATGCCACTTATGACTTCAAGTATGGAGTTAGATCTGTACAGGTAATTTCCAGATAAATCTAATTATAAATATCTTTAGATATCCTAATATGTTTAGTTTTCTTTACTCCCAGCTCTTATTATTTCTTAAGTTCTTATTACTGGCGTCTTCATGTAGGGGGGTGGTAGATCATCAGCCAGAGAGACCATTGGGAGAGTTGCCGCTGGAGCAGTTGCTAAGAAAATTCTCAAACTTTATTCTGGAACTCAGGTATCACTCTGTTGGTTTAAGAGCTTATATCTAAAATTTAGCTGTATTTACTATTATATCAAATCAATGTGTAAAAACTTCTCTGGCGCTCATTTTGGAATAACAAAGCTCCGCAACGGTGATATTAGAGGCATTTCAATCCATTCAAACCTCGCCCACGTCCCTTCTCTTCTCAAACTAAAGATTCAGAACCTTTAGTTTCAGCTAACTTTTGGGATTAATAACCCATTAAATATTTGGCCAGTCTCCTTTCTTTACAGGGAAGAACATAGCTTTTTAACTCATATATTCCATACTGCAGGTTCTTGCTTATGTTTCTCAAGTTCACCAAGTTGTACTTCCTGAGGATTCAATTGATCATCAGACTTTGACTCTAGAGCAGGTATATGTCACATCAAAAATGTATTTCAATTTAATATTCTTAC contains:
- the LOC132058795 gene encoding chorismate synthase 1, chloroplastic isoform X1, with translation MALFVPAKQFLGAPSDIGSSRIGSVQLPSNLSSSNIHIISRPSHPKRLEIQAAGSTYGNYFRVTTFGESHGGGVGCIIDGCPPRLPLSESDMQVDLDRRRPGQSRITTPRKETDTCKISSGTADGLTTGSPIKVEVPNTDQRGNDYSEMSLAYRPSHADATYDFKYGVRSVQGGGRSSARETIGRVAAGAVAKKILKLYSGTQVLAYVSQVHQVVLPEDSIDHQTLTLEQIESNIARCPDPEYAEKMIAAIDAVRVRGDSVGGVVTCIVRNLPRGLGTPVFDKLEAELAKACMSLPATKGFEFGSGFAGTFMTGSEHNDEFYMDEQGRIRTRSNRSGGIQGGISNGEVINMRIAFKPTSTISRKQQTVTRDKHDTELIARGRHDPCVVPRAVPMVEAMVALVLVDQLMAQYAQCMMFPINPELQEPLKSSTPESAELTL
- the LOC132058795 gene encoding chorismate synthase 1, chloroplastic isoform X2; amino-acid sequence: MASFVPTKQFLGAPSDIGSVQLPSNLSSSNIHIVSRPSHPKRLEIQAAGSTYGNYFRVTTFGESHGGGVGCIIDGCPPRLPLSESDMQVDLDRRRPGQSRITTPRKETDTCKISSGTADGLTTGSPIKVEVPNTDQRGNDYSEMSLAYRPSHADATYDFKYGVRSVQGGGRSSARETIGRVAAGAVAKKILKLYSGTQVLAYVSQVHQVVLPEDSIDHQTLTLEQIESNIARCPDPEYAEKMIAAIDAVRVRGDSVGGVVTCIVRNLPRGLGTPVFDKLEAELAKACMSLPATKGFEFGSGFAGTFMTGSEHNDEFYMDEQGRIRTRSNRSGGIQGGISNGEVINMRIAFKPTSTISRKQQTVTRDKHDTELIARGRHDPCVVPRAVPMVEAMVALVLVDQLMAQYAQCMMFPINPELQEPLKSSTPESAELTL